In Cumulibacter manganitolerans, one genomic interval encodes:
- a CDS encoding helix-turn-helix domain-containing protein has product MRTPTAAIVDNATFIRKAFPVLMPQLDVRGAFTTAGALLASRLAVDVVVLELPDSQESPLEELRAGLAALRTLVGFGHVVCLYTHEQRPFVHAACLASGAAGIVSKAAPATTAQDAFVEVASGGSEFPTELLSRLQQLSEHGGLGVLTPRERQILAARAHGRPMTAIAALLDEPEERAVTEWRATAQVLREFLSCASLDMICRLLDLDPEYLPDIWPTH; this is encoded by the coding sequence ATGCGCACGCCCACCGCAGCGATCGTGGACAACGCGACCTTCATCCGCAAGGCCTTTCCCGTCCTCATGCCGCAGCTGGACGTGCGCGGCGCGTTCACCACAGCAGGCGCCCTGCTCGCCTCGCGGCTCGCTGTCGATGTCGTCGTCCTCGAGCTGCCCGATAGCCAAGAAAGCCCGCTCGAGGAGCTACGCGCAGGCCTGGCCGCGCTGCGGACCCTAGTGGGTTTCGGGCATGTCGTGTGCCTCTACACCCACGAGCAACGACCCTTCGTGCACGCCGCCTGCCTCGCCTCCGGAGCCGCCGGCATCGTCTCCAAGGCCGCCCCCGCCACGACCGCCCAGGACGCGTTCGTCGAGGTCGCCAGCGGCGGCAGCGAGTTCCCCACAGAGCTGCTCAGCCGCCTCCAGCAGCTCAGCGAGCACGGCGGGCTCGGCGTGCTCACACCCCGCGAACGGCAGATCCTCGCCGCCCGAGCACACGGACGACCCATGACCGCGATCGCCGCGCTCCTCGACGAGCCCGAAGAACGCGCCGTCACCGAATGGCGCGCCACCGCACAGGTGCTTCGCGAGTTCCTGTCCTGCGCCTCCCTCGACATGATCTGCCGCCTGCTCGACCTCGACCCCGAGTACCTCCCCGACATCTGGCCCACCCACTAG
- a CDS encoding thiamine phosphate synthase, translating into MNQIDWRVQLVTSGSDRATVTASAAAAAAGVGVVQVRCKEASAAELLELLTAVADAVHAVSPRTRVLVNDRADVAFVARRRGVAVHGVHLGQDDLPVAGARGLLGADAIIGLTAGTLEHIREAERRRGGDRPDYLGCGPFRLTPTKDVGRPAVGLDGYLQRAADTRLPVLAIGDVTLNDIPSLARTGIAGVALVREIMAAQDPGAAAIACIAAWGQ; encoded by the coding sequence ATGAACCAGATCGACTGGCGCGTGCAGCTCGTAACGTCCGGCTCGGACCGGGCTACCGTTACGGCGTCGGCGGCGGCCGCTGCGGCCGGGGTGGGCGTCGTGCAGGTCCGCTGCAAAGAAGCATCCGCCGCGGAACTGCTGGAACTGCTCACCGCGGTCGCTGATGCTGTTCATGCGGTGTCGCCGCGCACTCGGGTGCTCGTCAACGACCGCGCAGACGTCGCCTTCGTCGCTCGTCGGCGCGGCGTGGCCGTGCACGGCGTACACCTCGGTCAGGACGACCTGCCGGTGGCCGGCGCGCGTGGGCTGCTCGGTGCGGACGCCATCATCGGGCTGACGGCCGGCACTCTCGAGCACATTCGCGAGGCCGAACGTCGCCGCGGCGGCGACCGCCCGGATTATCTGGGTTGTGGGCCGTTCCGCCTCACGCCGACCAAGGACGTCGGCCGTCCGGCGGTGGGTCTCGACGGGTATCTGCAGCGCGCTGCGGATACCCGTCTGCCCGTGCTGGCCATCGGCGATGTCACCCTGAACGACATTCCCTCGCTCGCGCGGACCGGCATCGCCGGGGTGGCGCTCGTTCGAGAAATCATGGCGGCGCAGGACCCCGGCGCAGCGGCCATCGCCTGCATCGCTGCCTGGGGGCAGTAA
- the thiM gene encoding hydroxyethylthiazole kinase: MTDGMRAEVAATLTALRESAPLVHAITGSVSQGLVADGLLAAGARPMMTDTRREAPRLVTTADALLVNLGSLSSDATSGIRPTVEKARAHRVPWVLDPTAIGIAPVRTPMARALLRLGPTAVRGNASEVLTLIEGGASGRGTDSTVTPEAAAVAARRLASQSGCVVAVSGPVDLITDGDGVVRVASGRSMLTKVSGTGCLLGGLTAACVAAISGPKPPPRATPLGAVVAATALLTVAAERAGDLPPGSFRIGLLDALHAVDSDEIAEAVDLR; the protein is encoded by the coding sequence ATGACGGACGGCATGCGAGCGGAGGTCGCCGCGACGCTGACTGCCTTGCGCGAAAGCGCGCCGTTGGTCCACGCGATCACCGGCTCTGTAAGCCAGGGCCTGGTCGCTGATGGCCTGCTCGCCGCCGGCGCTCGCCCGATGATGACCGACACCCGGCGGGAGGCGCCGCGGCTTGTGACGACCGCCGACGCGCTGCTGGTCAACCTCGGCTCTCTCAGCAGCGACGCCACCTCCGGCATCCGGCCGACCGTCGAGAAGGCGCGCGCTCACCGCGTGCCCTGGGTTCTCGATCCCACCGCAATCGGAATCGCGCCGGTGCGTACCCCGATGGCCCGGGCACTGCTTCGCCTCGGGCCGACCGCCGTCCGCGGCAACGCCTCGGAAGTACTCACGCTGATCGAGGGGGGTGCAAGTGGGCGTGGAACGGACAGCACCGTGACTCCTGAGGCGGCGGCCGTCGCGGCGCGGCGGCTCGCGTCCCAGTCCGGCTGCGTGGTCGCGGTCTCGGGGCCGGTCGACCTGATCACCGACGGTGACGGGGTCGTGCGCGTCGCCAGCGGTCGGTCGATGCTCACCAAGGTCTCCGGGACCGGCTGCCTCCTCGGGGGGCTCACTGCCGCATGTGTGGCCGCGATCAGCGGGCCGAAGCCGCCACCGAGGGCCACCCCGTTGGGTGCGGTGGTCGCTGCCACCGCGCTGCTGACTGTCGCGGCGGAACGTGCAGGTGACCTCCCGCCCGGCAGCTTCCGCATCGGATTGCTCGACGCGCTGCATGCCGTGGACAGCGATGAGATCGCTGAGGCCGTGGACCTGCGATGA
- a CDS encoding MFS transporter, with protein sequence MSLVPGLPLPGRAAVRAGVVGNFVDQVNIFLPVVALAPALSSLAGPRAGVTTGALVVVATLLGRPLGAMIFGRIADRLGRTATTKIAIAGTAASSLAIAAVPSHHLIGAWAISAVVLLRFVGGAFLAGEYTSAIPLAMEWSVPRRRGLLSGLIMSMAPWAQSTIAFATTALIAVLGRPEYAAYGWRFAFLAGGTASLLLLVYYSTRVADAPQAQRHSAVAGIERGARPGGLRAVLGGRYAGAFWQMFGLMSGLWLMTNMVVILLAGRLAVDLRLDGGQVALVMGAASVAQAVVMSLTGHASSVLGRRRFFVGWGVLAGIAAPVLWLGTLSTRSIPIVLGAVLLQAVTVCGYGPVGAYLCERFPASVRSTGYGTAYSLSIVAPALWPWWLPTVQQALGHDGAVVAVLAFSGSLVAACGALGPRLGPDVLDRDVESLAVQTRHTERTPALVSEGS encoded by the coding sequence ATGAGCCTGGTACCGGGCCTGCCCCTGCCGGGGCGCGCCGCGGTCCGCGCGGGTGTGGTGGGCAACTTCGTCGACCAGGTGAACATCTTTCTGCCCGTCGTCGCGCTCGCGCCCGCGCTGAGCTCCTTGGCGGGGCCACGCGCCGGGGTGACCACCGGCGCCCTGGTCGTCGTGGCCACGCTGCTCGGCAGGCCGCTTGGCGCGATGATCTTCGGCCGGATCGCCGACCGGCTCGGGCGGACCGCGACGACGAAGATCGCGATCGCCGGCACCGCCGCATCCAGCCTGGCCATCGCCGCGGTGCCCAGCCACCACCTCATCGGCGCCTGGGCGATAAGCGCCGTAGTGCTGCTGCGGTTCGTAGGCGGCGCGTTCCTCGCCGGTGAGTACACGTCAGCGATTCCGTTGGCGATGGAGTGGTCGGTGCCCCGCCGCCGCGGTCTGCTTTCCGGCCTCATCATGTCCATGGCGCCCTGGGCGCAATCGACGATCGCGTTCGCTACCACGGCCCTCATAGCGGTGCTGGGGCGCCCAGAATATGCAGCGTACGGTTGGCGCTTCGCCTTCCTCGCCGGCGGGACCGCCAGCCTGTTGCTGCTCGTCTACTATTCGACGCGCGTCGCCGACGCCCCACAAGCCCAACGGCACAGTGCCGTCGCTGGCATCGAACGCGGCGCTCGGCCGGGCGGTCTACGCGCCGTGCTCGGCGGCCGGTACGCCGGCGCGTTCTGGCAGATGTTCGGCCTGATGAGTGGCCTGTGGCTGATGACCAATATGGTCGTCATCCTGCTGGCGGGGCGGCTGGCCGTGGACCTTCGGCTCGATGGTGGCCAGGTCGCGCTGGTCATGGGAGCTGCCTCGGTCGCGCAGGCAGTGGTCATGTCGCTGACCGGTCACGCGTCTAGCGTGCTCGGGCGGCGCCGTTTCTTCGTGGGGTGGGGGGTGCTCGCCGGGATCGCCGCCCCGGTGCTGTGGCTCGGCACGCTCAGCACCCGATCGATACCGATAGTTCTCGGCGCTGTGCTTCTGCAGGCGGTTACGGTGTGCGGGTACGGCCCGGTGGGTGCCTACCTGTGCGAACGGTTCCCGGCGTCCGTCCGCTCGACCGGCTACGGGACGGCGTACTCGCTGTCCATCGTCGCGCCGGCCTTGTGGCCGTGGTGGCTGCCGACCGTGCAACAGGCGCTCGGGCATGACGGTGCGGTGGTGGCGGTCTTGGCCTTCTCGGGCTCGCTCGTCGCTGCATGTGGGGCCCTGGGGCCTCGCCTGGGACCGGACGTCCTCGATCGGGACGTCGAGAGCCTCGCTGTGCAGACGCGTCATACCGAGCGGACTCCTGCCCTGGTGAGTGAGGGGTCATGA
- the thiC gene encoding phosphomethylpyrimidine synthase ThiC has product MRTPEMPEIHPQHRAVILGDADVRVPMTAIKLSDSPGGVPNEDVLVYRTCGPGSDPRSGLPALRADWINARDDVETYRGRGRRLADDGRAAVRRGEASTDWLGPRREPLRSAHGRTVTQMHYARRGEITSEMRFVALREGCSPELVRDELAAGRAIIPANVNHPESEPMIIGKAFLTKINANIGNSAVTSSIAEEVEKLTWATRWGADTVMDLSTGDDIHTTREWILRNSPVPIGTVPIYQALEKVDGNASALTWEIFRDTVIEQCEQGVDYMTIHAGVRLAYVPLTADRVTGIVSRGGSIMAGWCLAHHQESFLYTHFDELCEIFARYDVAFSLGDGLRPGSIADANDAAQLAELRTLGELTERAWAYDVQVMVEGPGHVPLHLVKENVDLEQEWCHGAPFYTLGPLVTDIAPGYDHITSAIGAATIAQHGTAMLCYVTPKEHLGLPNRDDVKTGVITYKIAAHAADLAKGHPRARVRDDALSKARFEFRWHDQFALSLDPETAMAYHDETLPAEPAKTAHFCSMCGPKFCSMRISQDIRDAYGAAAAQRAVVEEGLAQKSREFIELGASVYLSEDAAGRA; this is encoded by the coding sequence ATGCGTACCCCGGAAATGCCCGAAATTCATCCCCAGCACCGTGCCGTGATTCTCGGGGACGCCGACGTGCGTGTCCCGATGACGGCGATCAAGCTGTCCGACAGCCCCGGCGGCGTTCCGAACGAGGACGTGCTGGTCTATCGCACGTGCGGCCCCGGCTCCGATCCCCGCTCCGGCCTCCCGGCCCTGCGCGCCGACTGGATCAATGCCCGCGATGACGTCGAGACCTACCGGGGTCGCGGGCGGCGTCTTGCGGACGACGGCCGGGCGGCGGTTCGGCGTGGCGAGGCGTCCACCGACTGGCTGGGACCGCGGCGCGAGCCGCTCCGGTCCGCACACGGCAGGACGGTGACCCAGATGCACTACGCGCGTCGCGGTGAGATCACGTCGGAGATGCGATTCGTCGCGCTGCGCGAAGGGTGCAGCCCCGAGCTGGTGCGTGACGAGCTCGCGGCCGGACGCGCGATCATCCCGGCGAACGTGAACCACCCCGAGTCCGAGCCGATGATCATCGGCAAGGCGTTTCTGACCAAGATCAACGCCAACATCGGCAACTCCGCCGTCACGTCGTCGATCGCCGAAGAGGTCGAGAAGCTCACCTGGGCAACCCGCTGGGGCGCCGACACCGTGATGGACCTGTCGACCGGCGATGACATCCACACCACCCGGGAATGGATCCTGCGCAACAGCCCCGTCCCGATCGGAACGGTTCCGATCTATCAGGCGCTGGAGAAGGTGGACGGCAACGCATCAGCGTTGACCTGGGAGATCTTCCGCGACACGGTCATCGAGCAGTGCGAGCAGGGCGTGGACTACATGACCATCCACGCCGGCGTGCGCCTGGCGTACGTGCCGCTCACCGCGGACCGGGTCACCGGCATCGTCTCGCGGGGCGGCTCGATCATGGCCGGGTGGTGCCTTGCCCACCACCAGGAGTCCTTCCTGTACACGCACTTCGACGAGCTTTGCGAGATCTTCGCGCGCTACGACGTCGCGTTCTCGCTGGGAGACGGCCTTCGCCCCGGCTCCATTGCGGACGCTAACGACGCCGCGCAGCTCGCTGAGCTGCGCACCCTCGGTGAGCTCACCGAACGGGCCTGGGCGTACGACGTCCAGGTCATGGTCGAGGGGCCCGGCCACGTGCCGCTGCACCTGGTGAAGGAGAACGTCGACCTGGAGCAGGAGTGGTGCCACGGCGCGCCGTTCTACACCCTCGGGCCGCTGGTGACCGACATCGCGCCGGGCTACGACCACATCACGTCCGCGATCGGCGCGGCGACCATCGCCCAGCACGGGACCGCGATGCTGTGCTACGTCACCCCGAAGGAGCACCTCGGTCTGCCCAACCGCGACGACGTGAAGACCGGTGTCATCACCTACAAGATTGCCGCCCACGCGGCGGACCTGGCGAAGGGTCATCCGCGGGCGAGGGTCCGTGACGACGCGCTGAGCAAGGCGCGGTTCGAGTTCCGCTGGCATGACCAGTTCGCGCTGTCTCTCGATCCGGAGACCGCGATGGCCTACCACGACGAGACGCTGCCGGCCGAGCCGGCGAAGACGGCGCACTTCTGCTCGATGTGCGGGCCGAAGTTCTGCTCGATGCGAATCAGCCAGGACATCCGGGACGCGTACGGCGCGGCCGCGGCACAGCGAGCGGTGGTGGAGGAGGGCCTCGCGCAGAAGTCCCGGGAGTTCATCGAGCTCGGGGCGAGCGTGTACCTGAGCGAGGATGCGGCAGGTCGGGCATGA
- the thiD gene encoding bifunctional hydroxymethylpyrimidine kinase/phosphomethylpyrimidine kinase, protein MPDPKRHPTRPPVALSIAGSDPSGGAGIQADLKTFSALGTYGTCVITALTAQSTRTVTMVHPIPVPVVREQLTTLVEDVRIDVVKVGMLGSAELIEMIHDVLTDGPLRTTPVVLDPVMVSSVGTPLLAADALAALRALVSRVDVVTPNLPEAAVLLDEPAAASVSEMQRQAERLVGAGASRVLLKGGHLEGERSVDVWLDSSGGAVTRLSAPRVATRDTHGTGCTLSSAVAAFYPRRGDWLPAVRAAKEWLTGALRHGPVLDIGHGPGPVHHFYEQTRWHEEPAP, encoded by the coding sequence ATGCCAGACCCGAAACGGCACCCGACACGACCACCGGTTGCCCTGTCGATCGCGGGTTCGGACCCTTCCGGCGGCGCCGGTATCCAGGCGGACCTGAAGACGTTCAGCGCACTCGGCACCTACGGCACGTGCGTCATCACGGCCCTGACCGCACAATCAACGCGGACCGTGACGATGGTGCATCCGATCCCCGTGCCGGTCGTCCGCGAGCAGCTGACGACGCTCGTCGAGGACGTGCGGATCGACGTCGTCAAGGTGGGGATGCTCGGCTCGGCAGAGCTGATCGAGATGATCCACGACGTGCTGACGGATGGGCCGCTGCGCACCACACCGGTGGTGCTGGACCCCGTGATGGTCTCCAGCGTCGGCACGCCCCTGCTCGCCGCGGACGCATTAGCTGCGCTCAGGGCGTTGGTGAGTCGCGTCGACGTCGTTACGCCGAATCTTCCGGAGGCCGCTGTCCTGCTGGACGAGCCCGCGGCGGCGTCCGTATCCGAGATGCAACGGCAGGCCGAGCGGCTCGTCGGCGCCGGTGCGAGTCGAGTGCTGCTCAAGGGCGGCCACCTTGAGGGTGAGCGGTCGGTCGATGTCTGGCTCGACTCCTCCGGCGGTGCTGTCACGCGTCTCTCCGCGCCACGGGTGGCCACGCGGGACACACACGGCACCGGCTGCACTCTGAGCTCGGCAGTGGCGGCGTTCTATCCACGGCGCGGTGACTGGTTGCCAGCCGTACGCGCGGCGAAAGAGTGGTTGACCGGCGCGTTGCGCCACGGGCCCGTCCTCGACATCGGGCACGGTCCCGGCCCGGTCCATCACTTCTACGAGCAAACCCGCTGGCACGAAGAGCCCGCGCCGTAG